In Hahella sp. KA22, one genomic interval encodes:
- the brxL gene encoding BREX system Lon protease-like protein BrxL, protein MNEFDQKINTHFPGLVVRKDLVKMVKGNAIVPSYVLEYLLGQYCATSDEPTIQTGIETVKEILAKHYVHRNEAGLIRSNIKEKGRYKVIDKISVDLNDKKDVYEAQFSNLGIKEVLVDSGTVKKHPKLLVGGVWCIADLEYEFTEDKSASPWILSTLKPIQLSHFDFDSYVEARKQFTTEEWIDLLVQSIGFNPEMFGKRSKLTQLIRLIPFCERNYNLIELGPKGTGKSHIYSEFSPHGILISGGEVSVPKLFVNNSSGKIGLVGYWDCVAFDEFAGKQKRVDKALVDIMKNYMANKSFSRGVETLGAEASMVFVGNTQHTVPYMLKHSDLFCELPNKFYDSAFLDRIHFYIPGWEVDIIRGEMFSSGYGFVVDYLAEILRSLRNHDYSDRYKEHFSLSSDISTRDRDGINKTFSGLMKILFPHGGATNTEVEELLRFAIEGRKRVKDQLMRIDSTYGNVRFSYQDTNGRARSVATLEEEEYSGYYHKSITDGGYREIFEAAPLDSPQGPSALSALTEPVLKEKHLIFQENQKGISFDTLLGPFLKGATAITVTDPYIRQFYQMRNFMEFLETVVKQKAPDEEVFIHLVTTEDDFKGEQQKENFEKMKASASSVGVNFTWEFDGTGTIHARHIVTDHGWKISLDCGLDIFQHYEMSDAFTFANRLQQYRPCKAFEVTFIKHKPNGTEGGIT, encoded by the coding sequence ATGAACGAATTTGACCAGAAAATTAACACACACTTCCCAGGACTCGTTGTCCGCAAAGATCTCGTCAAGATGGTCAAGGGCAACGCCATCGTTCCATCCTACGTGCTGGAATACTTGCTGGGTCAGTATTGCGCCACCAGCGATGAGCCGACCATCCAGACCGGAATCGAGACGGTCAAGGAGATCCTTGCCAAGCATTACGTGCACCGGAATGAGGCCGGGTTAATCCGTTCGAACATCAAAGAAAAGGGGCGCTATAAGGTTATCGACAAAATCAGCGTTGACCTGAACGACAAGAAGGATGTCTACGAAGCGCAGTTCTCCAACCTGGGCATCAAAGAGGTTCTTGTTGATTCTGGAACGGTGAAAAAGCACCCCAAGCTTTTGGTCGGCGGTGTGTGGTGCATTGCTGATCTGGAATATGAGTTTACCGAAGACAAAAGCGCCAGCCCATGGATATTGTCGACCCTCAAGCCGATCCAGCTCTCTCATTTCGATTTCGACAGCTACGTTGAGGCCCGCAAACAATTCACCACCGAAGAGTGGATCGACTTACTAGTGCAAAGCATCGGCTTTAACCCGGAGATGTTCGGCAAACGCAGCAAACTGACCCAATTGATTCGTCTGATTCCGTTTTGCGAGCGCAACTACAATTTGATCGAGCTCGGCCCTAAGGGAACGGGTAAATCGCACATTTATTCGGAGTTCTCTCCACACGGCATCCTTATTTCTGGTGGGGAGGTTTCGGTTCCCAAGCTATTTGTGAACAACTCTTCTGGAAAGATTGGCCTGGTCGGCTATTGGGATTGCGTCGCCTTCGACGAATTTGCCGGAAAGCAAAAACGCGTGGATAAAGCCCTGGTCGACATCATGAAAAACTACATGGCCAACAAGTCTTTCTCACGAGGTGTCGAGACGCTGGGCGCGGAGGCCTCCATGGTATTCGTGGGAAACACCCAACACACAGTGCCCTACATGCTCAAACACTCTGACCTGTTTTGTGAGCTACCCAACAAATTCTATGACTCCGCGTTTTTGGACCGCATCCATTTTTACATCCCTGGCTGGGAGGTCGACATCATCCGAGGCGAGATGTTCTCCAGTGGATACGGTTTCGTGGTGGACTACCTGGCTGAGATCCTTCGCTCGCTACGTAATCACGACTACTCGGACCGCTACAAGGAGCACTTCTCCCTCTCCTCCGATATCTCGACGCGGGATCGCGATGGCATCAACAAGACTTTCTCCGGTTTGATGAAGATACTTTTTCCACATGGTGGGGCGACCAATACAGAGGTTGAGGAACTGCTACGGTTCGCAATTGAAGGTCGCAAGCGTGTCAAAGACCAACTGATGCGTATCGACTCCACCTACGGAAACGTCCGCTTTAGCTATCAAGACACGAATGGACGGGCCAGGTCTGTCGCCACGCTCGAAGAGGAGGAATACTCTGGCTACTACCACAAGAGCATTACTGATGGTGGATATAGGGAAATCTTTGAAGCTGCGCCATTGGACTCGCCCCAAGGTCCATCCGCACTGTCGGCTCTGACTGAGCCTGTTCTCAAAGAAAAACACCTCATATTCCAAGAGAACCAGAAGGGCATTTCCTTCGATACGCTACTCGGTCCTTTTCTCAAGGGCGCGACTGCGATCACCGTCACTGATCCGTACATCCGCCAGTTTTACCAGATGCGCAACTTCATGGAGTTTCTTGAGACCGTGGTCAAGCAAAAGGCTCCTGATGAGGAAGTATTCATTCATCTGGTGACGACGGAAGACGATTTCAAAGGCGAACAGCAGAAGGAAAACTTCGAGAAGATGAAGGCGTCTGCCAGCAGTGTGGGTGTGAACTTTACCTGGGAATTCGACGGTACCGGCACGATCCACGCCCGCCACATCGTGACCGACCACGGCTGGAAGATCTCCCTGGACTGTGGTCTCGACATCTTCCAGCACTACGAGATGAGCGATGCCTTTACCTTCGCCAATCGACTACAGCAATACCGCCCGTGCAAGGCTTTCGAGGTGACGTTTATTAAACATAAGCCGAATGGTACTGAGGGGGGAATAACTTGA
- the pglZ gene encoding BREX-1 system phosphatase PglZ type A, translating into MENRIVQALTKLFDRHRIVFWYDTKQELRDDFAALQLPDIEKLELINNEYGVKYKILREQPEQKYLLYHEGPQPADLDNWLLDVQLAHGEFRTDQVAIWLSELELGLEFTDVVQAHAEFFQAIKRKDSLKKLLKVDDTAGQIRRKMLAVCTGSEPRMDAVVEDLLQELADGRDEKIKLVGRCSLDNFLWEQMARCYGYKSDKPGIRDFAIELFKSCYAMGTDGQVKLTGDALVFLKQWKDSRQFEGGFETLSGECAEVLGIEQDLVKRDFRELIELDYFRLIDQKIISDLVRAVSARTASSGDVSTWVRQRRQGHWYREYRHLYEAVDYAAQFVYALGEAKLTMDSLAEAVQRYSRFWYQFDQLYRKFTYHVRMSGQASLMGGLTEQIENLYSNNYLLKLGDRFQAFVDSASKWEAFPVRKQKEFFERWVRPFLYKDNKVCVIISDAMRYEIGDELLSLIRQEDRYSAELEPALSMLPSYTQLGMAALLPNKELAIADNETGAVLVDDQSSQGTANRIKILGQAISQRATACKADELMAMKGDDCRALVRNHDVIYVYHNRIDATGDKRESEERIFEAVEETLQELIRLIKKLTGANANNLLVTSDHGFIYQNRALDESDFSGVDAEGDQILFRDRRFVLGKGLAEASSLHKFTPEQLGLAGEVEVLIPKSINRLRLKGAGSRFVHGGASLQEVVIPVLKINKKRQSDVSAVEVDILRGASSVITSGQLAVTLYQARSVTDKIQPRVLRAGIYTEAGDLISDSHDLTFDLGSDNPRDRELQVRFVLTRKANEVNGQEVILRLEERHAGTSHYKEYKSLRYLMRRSFTSDFDF; encoded by the coding sequence ATGGAAAACCGCATTGTCCAGGCCCTGACCAAACTCTTCGACCGGCACCGGATCGTCTTCTGGTACGACACCAAGCAGGAGTTGCGCGACGACTTCGCAGCGCTTCAGCTTCCCGACATAGAGAAGCTGGAGCTGATCAACAACGAGTACGGAGTCAAATACAAGATCCTACGCGAGCAACCGGAACAGAAATACTTGCTCTACCACGAAGGCCCTCAGCCCGCCGATCTGGATAACTGGCTGCTGGATGTACAACTAGCCCACGGTGAGTTCCGTACCGATCAGGTGGCCATCTGGTTGTCTGAGCTGGAACTCGGCCTTGAGTTCACGGATGTGGTGCAGGCCCATGCGGAGTTTTTTCAGGCGATCAAACGCAAGGACTCCCTAAAGAAACTACTGAAGGTGGACGACACCGCTGGACAGATTCGTCGGAAGATGTTGGCGGTGTGCACCGGCAGCGAACCGCGCATGGATGCGGTGGTGGAAGACCTGCTGCAGGAGCTGGCCGACGGACGGGACGAAAAGATCAAGCTGGTTGGTCGGTGCAGCCTGGACAATTTCCTCTGGGAACAGATGGCCCGCTGCTATGGCTACAAGTCCGACAAGCCGGGTATCCGCGACTTTGCTATCGAGCTGTTCAAGTCCTGCTACGCCATGGGCACCGACGGGCAGGTGAAACTGACCGGCGATGCCCTGGTGTTTCTAAAGCAATGGAAGGACAGCCGCCAGTTCGAAGGCGGTTTCGAGACCCTCTCAGGAGAGTGCGCGGAGGTGCTCGGTATTGAACAGGATCTAGTCAAGCGGGACTTCCGCGAGTTGATCGAGTTGGATTATTTCCGCTTGATCGACCAGAAGATCATCAGTGATCTGGTGCGGGCGGTGTCCGCACGCACGGCCTCTAGCGGTGACGTGTCGACCTGGGTTCGACAGCGGCGACAGGGCCACTGGTATCGCGAATACCGGCATCTGTACGAAGCGGTCGATTACGCCGCCCAGTTCGTTTACGCCCTAGGCGAGGCCAAGCTCACCATGGATAGTCTGGCTGAAGCTGTACAGCGCTACAGTCGCTTTTGGTATCAGTTCGATCAGCTCTATCGCAAGTTCACCTACCATGTTCGCATGTCGGGACAGGCATCGCTGATGGGAGGTCTGACCGAGCAGATCGAAAACCTCTACTCTAACAACTACCTGTTGAAACTTGGCGACCGCTTCCAGGCCTTTGTGGACTCGGCATCGAAGTGGGAAGCCTTCCCTGTGCGCAAGCAGAAGGAGTTCTTCGAGCGCTGGGTCCGGCCGTTCCTGTATAAGGACAACAAGGTCTGCGTAATCATCTCCGATGCGATGCGTTATGAAATCGGCGATGAGCTGCTGAGCCTCATTCGCCAGGAAGACCGATACAGCGCCGAACTGGAGCCGGCTCTATCTATGCTGCCCAGCTACACACAGCTCGGCATGGCGGCGCTCCTGCCCAACAAGGAGCTGGCAATAGCCGACAACGAAACCGGCGCTGTGCTGGTGGATGACCAAAGTTCCCAAGGTACGGCCAACCGCATCAAAATCCTCGGTCAGGCAATCAGTCAACGGGCTACGGCCTGCAAAGCAGATGAACTGATGGCCATGAAGGGCGACGACTGCCGGGCGCTGGTGCGCAATCACGACGTGATCTACGTCTACCACAATCGGATTGATGCCACCGGTGACAAGCGGGAATCCGAGGAGCGTATTTTCGAGGCGGTGGAAGAAACCCTGCAGGAGCTGATTCGCCTGATCAAGAAGTTGACCGGGGCTAACGCTAACAACTTGCTGGTGACCTCGGATCATGGCTTCATCTATCAAAACCGCGCTCTCGACGAGAGCGACTTTTCCGGGGTTGATGCTGAGGGCGACCAGATTCTGTTCCGGGACCGTCGCTTCGTGCTAGGCAAAGGGCTTGCCGAAGCATCCAGCCTGCACAAGTTTACCCCCGAACAGCTTGGCCTTGCCGGTGAGGTGGAAGTACTGATCCCCAAATCGATCAATCGCTTGCGCCTGAAGGGGGCCGGTAGCCGCTTTGTGCATGGCGGCGCATCGTTGCAGGAGGTGGTTATCCCGGTGCTCAAGATCAACAAGAAACGCCAGAGTGATGTCTCCGCCGTCGAGGTGGACATCTTGCGTGGAGCCAGTTCGGTGATCACCTCAGGGCAACTGGCGGTGACCCTGTACCAAGCCCGGTCGGTGACGGACAAGATCCAGCCACGCGTGCTGCGTGCTGGTATCTACACCGAGGCGGGCGACTTGATCTCCGACAGCCACGACCTGACCTTTGATCTGGGCTCTGACAATCCCCGGGACAGGGAGCTGCAGGTGCGCTTTGTGTTAACCCGTAAGGCTAATGAGGTCAATGGCCAGGAGGTCATTCTGCGGTTGGAGGAAAGACATGCCGGGACTTCACATTACAAGGAATACAAGTCTCTCCGGTACTTGATGCGGCGCTCATTCACCAGCGACTTCGACTTTTAA
- the pglX gene encoding BREX-1 system adenine-specific DNA-methyltransferase PglX produces METAKLKKFAQFARCNLLKQVSAKLKLVLAENSAARRESTEAINKLEEAIRGHGKEQVIERVAYIWFNRFCALRFMDVNRYTRIGVVSPSEGQFQPEILAEAKLGHIDEELAHDKIRQQIFALLDGKAPSRDPQGEAYRLLVVVACNFWNKAMPFLFQRIDDYTELLMPDDLLSGNSILAYTREAMTPDDCEDVEVIGWLYQFYISEKKDEVFNGLKKNKKITPENIPAATQLFTPHWIVRYLVENSLGRLWLLNRPGSKLVEQMDYYIKPAPATDGKEQVETDFLRIAKPEEIKICDSACGSGHMLTYAFDLLYAIYEEEGYDPAEIPEKILTKNIYGIEIDERAGELAAFALTMKARAKQRRFFNKGVKPNICVLEKIDFGEDELNNYMDFVGRDLFSAPLQTTLRQFAEANNFGSLIRPDVTDVDGMLKILESMNASEQLFISITHQKVLQVLRQADYLSPKYHVVIANPPYMGKKNMNDRLQALMREHYPHSCADFFATFIERSFLLQASKGFTAMVTMDSWMFGDDYTEFRAQELSLHDISTLAHLGPHAFEEIKGEVVQVAAFVFGDHKQRQSLGSYFDLTLLQTPKSKREALKAGTNKYVVSMSLFAELPRNVFAYFISPHTREAFEKGIPLKEVAEAFTGLQTGDNERFIRRWSEVSQRDVCFEKNELSGDKYQNNKWFPYVKGSEYRKWYGNHEFILNWEFDGAEIKSLKGARPQNQQYYFRSGLAYNNISNRLSTRLVSAGHIFDQKNSMFFSEHEQGIKFAMCFLHSKVVAPLLRVVAPKDFGPGSMKLLPITPNYKELYSVNAVADSAVKLAKQDWNSNESSWDFNSLPLLSPDYHQQSLRVTYQRLRAHWQDMTLEMQRLEEENNRIFIDAYGLKDELTPDVPLNEITLTCNPYYRYGNDKSEDELEALLLADTMRELVSYAVGCMFGRYALDKPGLILANQGETIEDYLKWVPEPSFPADDDNVIPMLDGDWFTDDIVERFRKFLSVAFGKEHYEANLQFVEQALNIKGKRNYSIRDYFLGEFYSDHVKRYKKRPIYWLFTSPQGSFNALIYMHRYRPDMVSVVLNDYLREFRTKLNSYKNQLEAISISASSSQSEKTNALKEIEKITKMITEMEEYEHEVLYPLATEQVEIDLDDGVKVNYPKLGAALKKIVGLEAKED; encoded by the coding sequence ATGGAAACGGCAAAACTGAAAAAATTTGCCCAGTTCGCCAGGTGCAATCTACTGAAGCAGGTCTCAGCCAAGTTGAAACTGGTGCTCGCTGAAAACAGCGCAGCCCGCCGGGAAAGCACTGAGGCTATCAATAAGCTTGAAGAGGCGATCAGGGGCCACGGCAAGGAACAGGTCATCGAGCGGGTGGCCTACATCTGGTTCAACCGCTTCTGCGCCCTGCGCTTCATGGACGTGAACCGCTACACCCGTATTGGCGTGGTGTCGCCCTCCGAGGGACAGTTTCAGCCCGAGATTCTGGCTGAAGCCAAGTTGGGCCACATCGACGAGGAGTTGGCGCACGACAAGATTCGACAGCAGATCTTCGCCCTGCTCGACGGTAAAGCGCCCAGCCGCGACCCCCAGGGCGAGGCTTACCGATTGCTGGTGGTGGTCGCCTGCAATTTCTGGAACAAGGCTATGCCGTTTCTGTTCCAGCGTATCGACGACTATACCGAACTGTTGATGCCTGACGACCTACTCTCGGGTAATTCCATCCTCGCCTATACCCGTGAGGCGATGACGCCGGATGACTGCGAGGATGTCGAGGTGATCGGCTGGCTCTACCAGTTCTACATCTCCGAGAAGAAGGACGAGGTGTTCAATGGCCTGAAGAAGAATAAGAAGATCACGCCTGAGAACATCCCCGCCGCCACCCAGCTATTCACCCCGCACTGGATTGTTCGCTACCTGGTGGAAAACTCCCTCGGTCGCCTGTGGCTGCTCAATCGTCCCGGCTCGAAGCTGGTCGAACAGATGGACTACTACATCAAGCCAGCGCCTGCGACGGATGGTAAAGAGCAGGTCGAAACGGACTTTCTGCGCATCGCCAAGCCGGAAGAGATCAAGATTTGTGACTCGGCCTGCGGTTCGGGCCATATGCTCACTTATGCCTTCGACTTGCTCTACGCCATCTACGAAGAAGAAGGCTACGATCCCGCAGAGATTCCCGAAAAAATTCTAACAAAAAATATATATGGCATAGAGATTGACGAACGCGCCGGGGAACTGGCGGCCTTTGCGCTGACCATGAAAGCCCGCGCAAAGCAGCGCCGGTTCTTCAATAAGGGTGTTAAGCCGAACATCTGCGTGCTGGAAAAGATCGACTTTGGCGAGGATGAGCTGAATAACTACATGGATTTTGTCGGGCGAGATCTGTTCTCTGCGCCATTGCAAACCACACTGCGCCAGTTTGCAGAGGCCAACAACTTCGGCTCTTTGATCCGTCCAGATGTCACCGATGTGGACGGTATGCTCAAGATACTTGAGTCAATGAATGCTTCCGAGCAGCTGTTTATCAGTATTACCCATCAGAAGGTTCTGCAAGTCCTGCGGCAGGCTGATTACCTGAGTCCAAAATACCATGTCGTGATCGCAAATCCGCCGTATATGGGAAAGAAGAACATGAATGACAGGTTACAGGCTTTGATGAGAGAGCATTACCCCCACAGTTGCGCTGACTTCTTTGCAACTTTTATCGAAAGATCATTTCTCCTACAAGCATCCAAAGGCTTTACTGCTATGGTTACTATGGATAGTTGGATGTTCGGAGATGATTACACTGAATTCAGAGCACAAGAATTGTCTCTTCATGACATTAGTACCCTGGCTCATTTAGGCCCGCATGCCTTTGAAGAAATTAAGGGTGAAGTTGTGCAAGTTGCCGCGTTTGTCTTTGGAGATCATAAGCAACGTCAGTCACTTGGTTCGTATTTTGATTTAACTCTATTGCAAACACCTAAAAGCAAAAGAGAGGCACTCAAAGCAGGTACGAACAAGTATGTTGTTTCGATGAGCCTGTTCGCTGAGCTTCCGCGTAATGTTTTTGCGTACTTCATTTCTCCCCACACACGAGAAGCTTTTGAGAAAGGCATTCCTTTAAAGGAAGTAGCAGAAGCATTTACTGGGCTTCAAACAGGTGATAACGAACGATTTATCCGAAGGTGGTCAGAAGTTTCTCAGCGAGACGTCTGTTTCGAGAAAAATGAACTTAGTGGAGATAAATATCAAAACAACAAGTGGTTTCCATATGTAAAAGGCAGTGAATATCGTAAGTGGTATGGAAATCATGAGTTCATTTTGAATTGGGAGTTTGATGGTGCTGAAATTAAATCATTAAAGGGTGCGCGTCCGCAGAATCAACAATACTATTTTCGTAGCGGGCTGGCTTACAACAATATATCAAACAGGCTTTCTACGCGGCTTGTCAGTGCTGGTCATATATTCGATCAAAAAAATTCGATGTTTTTCTCAGAACATGAACAAGGTATTAAATTTGCGATGTGCTTCCTGCATTCTAAGGTTGTAGCACCATTGCTGAGGGTTGTTGCCCCGAAGGATTTTGGTCCAGGCAGCATGAAGCTACTACCAATAACTCCAAACTATAAAGAGTTGTATTCGGTCAATGCGGTTGCTGATTCGGCCGTCAAGTTGGCAAAACAGGACTGGAACTCAAACGAGTCATCTTGGGATTTCAATAGCCTGCCGCTGCTGAGTCCTGACTACCACCAGCAAAGCCTGAGGGTCACTTACCAGAGGCTCCGCGCTCACTGGCAAGATATGACACTGGAGATGCAGCGGCTGGAGGAAGAGAACAACCGTATCTTCATAGATGCATATGGCCTGAAGGATGAACTAACACCCGATGTGCCGCTCAACGAGATAACTCTGACCTGCAACCCATACTACCGCTACGGAAACGACAAGAGTGAGGACGAGCTGGAGGCGTTGTTGCTGGCCGACACCATGCGCGAACTGGTCTCCTACGCAGTGGGCTGCATGTTCGGCCGTTACGCGCTAGACAAGCCGGGGCTGATCCTGGCCAATCAGGGTGAGACTATCGAGGACTATCTGAAGTGGGTTCCGGAGCCGAGCTTCCCGGCAGATGACGACAACGTCATCCCCATGCTTGACGGCGACTGGTTCACCGATGACATCGTCGAGCGATTCCGCAAGTTCCTGAGCGTTGCCTTTGGCAAGGAACATTACGAAGCCAACCTCCAGTTCGTCGAGCAGGCGCTGAACATCAAGGGCAAGCGCAATTACAGCATTCGCGACTACTTCCTTGGCGAATTCTACTCTGATCATGTGAAGCGCTACAAGAAGCGCCCCATCTACTGGCTGTTCACAAGCCCTCAAGGCAGCTTCAATGCACTGATCTATATGCACCGCTACCGCCCCGATATGGTAAGCGTGGTGCTCAATGACTACTTGCGCGAGTTCCGCACAAAACTCAACTCGTACAAAAACCAATTGGAGGCGATCAGCATCAGTGCCAGCAGCAGCCAGAGCGAAAAGACCAACGCCCTGAAGGAGATCGAGAAGATTACCAAGATGATCACCGAGATGGAGGAGTACGAGCACGAGGTGCTATACCCACTGGCCACCGAGCAGGTGGAGATTGATCTCGACGATGGCGTCAAAGTCAACTACCCCAAACTCGGCGCGGCCTTGAAGAAGATCGTCGGCTTGGAAGCGAAAGAGGATTAA